In the Kribbella sp. NBC_00482 genome, one interval contains:
- a CDS encoding aldehyde dehydrogenase family protein: protein MSLDFKVQADHLLNYVNGTWTPSSGGQTRPNLNPADTGDVIGEFGESVAADVTAAVDAAEAAQPDWDAIGPIERAKVLTKAARLIEDRIEDFAAAITREQGKRLGEARGEVTRGLAILEFHIGEARRMNGETTAAEEPRTVVLTFRRPIGVVGLITPWNFPLTIPIWKVAPALLSGCTAVLKPSPLTPLTAALLVQAFHDAGAPAGVLNLVQGDREAGEALVDDERVAGISFTGSLPIGQAINRAGAGRLMRTQLELGGKNALIVLADADLEAACDAIVHGAYGQSGQRCSATSRIIVDRAVHDELMARLAPRVRAMKIGPGDQADADIGPVVNDERHQACLQAIEQAVADGAEVLAGGAAAELDTPGYFVKPTLLDDVAWNSELAQEEVFGPVLCVINCDGYDDAMRISNSVKYGMSGTIFTQNPALMFQALQDFQAGMLHVNRPGVGAYSHLPHMGAKASQLGAPECSPDVWNFYTDLRSACIRY from the coding sequence GTGAGCCTCGACTTCAAGGTCCAGGCGGACCACCTGCTCAACTACGTCAACGGGACGTGGACGCCGAGCAGCGGTGGGCAGACCCGGCCGAACCTCAACCCCGCCGACACCGGCGACGTGATCGGTGAGTTCGGCGAGTCCGTCGCGGCCGATGTCACGGCGGCGGTCGACGCCGCTGAGGCCGCCCAGCCGGACTGGGACGCGATCGGGCCGATCGAGCGGGCCAAGGTGCTGACCAAGGCGGCCCGGCTGATCGAGGACCGGATCGAGGACTTCGCCGCGGCGATCACCCGTGAGCAGGGCAAACGCCTCGGCGAGGCGCGCGGCGAGGTGACGCGTGGGCTGGCGATTCTCGAGTTCCACATCGGTGAAGCGCGCCGGATGAACGGCGAGACGACCGCCGCCGAGGAGCCGCGCACCGTCGTACTGACATTCCGGCGCCCGATCGGCGTCGTCGGCCTCATCACTCCCTGGAACTTCCCGCTCACCATCCCGATCTGGAAGGTCGCTCCGGCGCTCCTGTCCGGCTGTACGGCGGTCCTCAAGCCGTCCCCGCTGACGCCACTGACGGCAGCCCTGCTCGTCCAGGCGTTCCACGACGCGGGCGCGCCGGCCGGCGTACTCAATCTGGTGCAGGGCGACCGCGAGGCCGGCGAGGCGCTCGTCGACGACGAGCGGGTGGCCGGCATCTCCTTCACCGGATCGCTGCCCATTGGCCAGGCCATCAACCGGGCCGGCGCCGGCCGCCTGATGCGGACCCAGCTCGAGCTCGGCGGCAAGAACGCGCTCATTGTGCTGGCCGACGCCGACCTCGAGGCGGCCTGCGACGCCATCGTCCACGGCGCGTACGGCCAGTCGGGTCAACGGTGTTCGGCCACCAGCCGGATCATCGTCGACCGCGCCGTACACGACGAGCTGATGGCCCGGCTGGCGCCGCGCGTCCGCGCCATGAAGATCGGTCCGGGAGACCAGGCGGACGCCGACATCGGCCCGGTCGTCAACGACGAGCGCCACCAGGCCTGTCTCCAGGCGATCGAGCAGGCCGTTGCCGACGGCGCCGAAGTGCTGGCCGGCGGCGCGGCCGCGGAGCTCGACACGCCGGGGTACTTCGTCAAGCCGACGCTGCTCGACGACGTCGCCTGGAACTCCGAACTCGCCCAGGAGGAGGTCTTCGGGCCGGTCCTGTGCGTCATCAACTGCGACGGGTACGACGACGCGATGCGGATCAGCAACTCCGTGAAGTACGGGATGTCCGGCACGATCTTCACCCAGAACCCGGCGCTGATGTTCCAGGCGCTGCAGGACTTCCAGGCGGGCATGCTGCACGTGAACCGCCCCGGCGTGGGCGCGTACTCGCACCTGCCGCACATGGGCGCCAAGGCCTCCCAGCTCGGCGCGCCGGAATGCTCGCCGGACGTCTGGAACTTCTACACCGACCTCCGGTCGGCCTGTATCAGGTACTGA
- a CDS encoding zinc-binding dehydrogenase: protein MTVNATAAVWSGVDAGFSVDTLPLPVLRPGEVLVRTELATICGSDLHTINGDRPTPLPTVLGHEAIGHIVATGGGVTAADGQPVGEGDRITWTIGTACGTCRRCLRGIPQKCLSVRKYGHEAIDDHWKLNGGFGTHIHLVAGTGVVKVPGHLPAAVATPANCATATVTCAARRTKLTADDVVVVLGCGMLGLTAVAYARDRGCTTVIASDVDPSRRELATRFGATAVVEPQDLAATTSEYGADVIFELSGSSHAVRSAFEVVDLGGRIALVGSVSPAPEISFEPSGFVKNLTTVVGSHNYRVDDLVEAIDFLERTPAQQLFADLIPAPYALADIVQATKIASTGGAPRIAIDFKEISS, encoded by the coding sequence ATGACTGTGAACGCGACCGCGGCGGTCTGGTCCGGTGTCGACGCGGGCTTCTCCGTCGACACGCTGCCGTTGCCCGTACTGCGGCCGGGCGAGGTCCTGGTGCGCACCGAGCTGGCCACGATCTGCGGCAGCGACCTGCACACGATCAACGGAGACCGCCCCACTCCGCTGCCGACCGTCCTCGGGCACGAGGCCATCGGCCACATCGTCGCCACGGGCGGCGGCGTGACCGCGGCTGACGGACAGCCCGTGGGCGAGGGTGATCGCATCACCTGGACGATCGGTACGGCATGCGGCACCTGCCGCCGGTGCCTGCGCGGCATACCTCAGAAGTGCCTGTCGGTGCGCAAGTACGGCCACGAGGCGATCGACGACCACTGGAAGCTCAACGGAGGCTTCGGGACGCACATTCACCTCGTGGCGGGCACCGGAGTGGTGAAGGTGCCGGGCCACCTGCCCGCGGCCGTCGCCACACCCGCCAACTGCGCCACGGCGACAGTCACCTGTGCGGCTCGCCGTACCAAGCTCACCGCGGACGATGTCGTCGTGGTGCTCGGGTGCGGCATGTTGGGGCTGACCGCGGTCGCCTACGCCAGGGACCGTGGCTGCACCACCGTGATCGCGTCGGATGTCGACCCGTCCCGCCGCGAACTGGCGACGCGCTTCGGCGCCACCGCCGTCGTCGAGCCGCAGGACCTCGCCGCCACCACGAGCGAGTACGGCGCGGACGTCATCTTCGAACTGTCCGGCAGCAGCCACGCCGTCCGATCCGCCTTCGAGGTCGTCGATCTCGGCGGCCGGATCGCCCTGGTCGGCTCCGTGTCCCCCGCTCCCGAGATCAGCTTCGAACCGAGCGGATTCGTCAAGAACCTCACGACCGTTGTCGGCAGCCACAACTACCGGGTCGACGACCTTGTCGAGGCGATCGACTTCCTCGAGCGCACGCCCGCACAGCAGTTGTTCGCCGACCTGATCCCGGCGCCGTACGCGCTGGCCGACATCGTCCAGGCGACGAAGATCGCCAGTACCGGAGGTGCCCCGCGCATCGCCATCGACTTCAAGGAGATCTCCTCGTGA
- a CDS encoding MFS transporter, with amino-acid sequence MSSTVDPSTGNLSAEPVSEASFRRLAWRMLLAAMFCYLFFYTGRQAFGFAIPGIQKDLGWTKATVGTISGIALWSYAIGQMVNGNLADKFGGRRLMALGAILSTTLCIVASFMTSAAGMAVALGANGFVQAMGWSAGGRVISNWWSHHERGKSFGFYTLAAGSSSVLVYVTSTLTITTFGLDWEWLFRLPVLLMLVGGITFFVLARDTPKSAGITPPRSFTHDADDVAYDSDGTPPSSTERYKAVLGIPRIWLTGIAIGFQNAARYGLLIWVPVYFLGDAWKKTDNAVWITVALPVGMAVGALVNGQLSDRLFGSRRDRPIMLFMVLGALSSLGIWALHPGVGLGIVLLFLAGFFVYGPQSSFWALCPDLAGKVMAGTAVGVVNFFAYLFAGAAEPVIGRIMDHNGGDAGLIFLIVAISCTASAAVASTIRR; translated from the coding sequence ATGTCCAGCACAGTTGACCCCAGCACCGGCAACCTTTCGGCCGAACCCGTCTCCGAGGCCTCCTTCCGGCGCCTCGCCTGGCGAATGTTGCTCGCGGCAATGTTCTGCTACCTGTTCTTCTACACCGGCCGGCAGGCCTTCGGTTTCGCGATCCCCGGCATCCAGAAAGACCTCGGCTGGACCAAGGCGACCGTCGGGACGATCAGCGGTATCGCCCTGTGGTCGTACGCGATCGGCCAGATGGTCAACGGCAACCTCGCGGACAAGTTCGGCGGGCGCCGCCTCATGGCTCTCGGCGCGATCCTGTCGACGACCTTGTGCATCGTCGCCAGTTTCATGACCTCGGCGGCGGGTATGGCGGTCGCGCTCGGGGCCAATGGTTTCGTCCAGGCCATGGGATGGTCGGCCGGCGGCCGGGTGATCTCCAACTGGTGGAGCCACCACGAACGGGGCAAGAGTTTCGGCTTCTACACGTTGGCCGCCGGTTCGTCGTCGGTTCTTGTCTACGTCACCTCGACCTTGACGATCACGACGTTCGGCCTGGACTGGGAATGGCTGTTCCGCCTTCCGGTGCTGCTGATGCTCGTCGGAGGGATCACCTTCTTCGTCCTCGCCCGGGACACCCCGAAGAGCGCCGGGATCACACCGCCGCGCTCGTTCACCCATGATGCCGACGACGTCGCGTACGACAGCGACGGAACGCCGCCGAGCTCGACGGAGCGCTACAAGGCCGTGCTCGGGATCCCCAGGATCTGGCTCACCGGTATCGCGATCGGCTTCCAGAACGCGGCCCGGTACGGCCTGCTGATCTGGGTCCCGGTGTACTTCCTCGGCGACGCCTGGAAGAAGACCGACAACGCGGTCTGGATCACCGTGGCCCTGCCCGTCGGCATGGCGGTAGGTGCCCTGGTCAACGGTCAGCTCTCGGACCGCCTGTTCGGCTCGCGGCGCGACCGCCCGATCATGCTCTTCATGGTGCTCGGCGCGCTCAGCTCGCTCGGCATCTGGGCCCTGCATCCCGGTGTCGGCCTGGGCATCGTCCTGCTGTTCCTGGCCGGCTTCTTCGTCTATGGCCCGCAGTCGTCGTTCTGGGCGCTGTGCCCGGATCTCGCCGGCAAGGTGATGGCCGGTACGGCGGTGGGCGTCGTCAACTTCTTCGCCTACTTGTTCGCCGGCGCCGCCGAACCCGTCATCGGCCGCATCATGGATCACAACGGCGGGGACGCCGGGCTGATCTTCCTGATCGTGGCGATCAGCTGCACGGCCAGTGCCGCCGTAGCGTCAACCATCCGCCGCTGA
- the phnA gene encoding phosphonoacetate hydrolase gives MTTTFSVNDRTYTTHGAPVVVICIDGSEPDYHLEAVKAGRMPWLAGVLDSGRGISWEAHCAMPALTNPNNVSIATGRPPSVHGISGNYLFDTSTGAEVLMNDKSFLRAPTLFAAANEAGLDVVVVTAKDKLRRLLGAGVVEAGPGLDGSGEFVEPSRRGICFSAEKADQANLEENGIDDVLALVGRPLPSVYSADLSIFALAAGVEIMKTRGADLMYLSLTDYIQHKHAPGTEAANDLYAEIDRHAAQLEALGAVVVLTADHGMSAKTDDTGTPNVVFVEDEVRRILGTTGAEPGSDELRVILPITDPYTVHHGALGSFASVYLPAGADLDSTIEALRAIDGVQTVCNREEAADTFSLPADRIGDIVVLAEKGTALGRYAAWHDLTGLDAPLRSHGALGELQIPFLINRVLPRPEELDEPWGRPAYIHNYDAFWVATTLASEHDLAAAPVS, from the coding sequence GTGACCACCACCTTCAGCGTCAACGACCGGACCTACACAACGCACGGTGCGCCGGTGGTTGTGATCTGCATCGACGGCAGCGAGCCGGACTACCACCTCGAGGCTGTCAAAGCAGGCCGGATGCCGTGGCTGGCCGGAGTACTCGACAGCGGGCGTGGAATCTCGTGGGAGGCGCACTGCGCGATGCCCGCGCTGACCAACCCCAACAACGTGTCGATCGCGACCGGACGGCCGCCGTCGGTCCACGGCATCAGTGGCAACTACCTCTTCGACACCTCAACGGGTGCGGAAGTCCTCATGAACGACAAGTCGTTCCTGCGGGCGCCGACGCTGTTCGCGGCCGCCAACGAGGCAGGTCTCGATGTCGTCGTCGTCACCGCCAAGGACAAGCTGCGGCGGCTGCTCGGCGCGGGAGTGGTGGAGGCGGGTCCCGGCCTCGACGGCTCCGGTGAGTTCGTCGAACCGAGCCGGCGCGGGATCTGCTTCTCGGCCGAGAAGGCCGACCAGGCCAACCTCGAGGAGAACGGCATCGACGACGTGCTCGCGCTCGTCGGCAGGCCGCTGCCCAGCGTGTACTCGGCGGACCTGTCCATCTTCGCGCTGGCTGCCGGCGTCGAGATCATGAAGACCCGCGGCGCCGACCTGATGTACCTGTCGCTCACCGACTACATCCAGCACAAGCACGCGCCCGGCACCGAAGCGGCCAACGACCTGTACGCCGAGATCGACCGGCACGCCGCCCAACTCGAAGCGCTCGGCGCGGTCGTGGTCCTCACCGCCGACCACGGCATGAGCGCGAAGACCGACGACACCGGTACGCCGAACGTCGTCTTCGTCGAGGACGAGGTACGCCGGATTCTCGGCACGACCGGCGCCGAGCCGGGGTCGGACGAGCTGCGCGTCATCCTGCCGATCACCGACCCGTACACCGTCCATCACGGTGCGCTGGGCTCGTTCGCCAGCGTCTACCTGCCCGCGGGCGCGGACCTCGACTCGACCATCGAGGCGCTCCGGGCGATCGACGGCGTACAGACCGTGTGCAACCGAGAAGAGGCCGCCGACACTTTCTCTCTGCCCGCGGACCGGATCGGCGACATCGTGGTCCTCGCCGAGAAGGGCACGGCCCTGGGCCGGTACGCCGCCTGGCACGACCTCACCGGCCTCGACGCTCCCCTGCGGTCGCACGGCGCACTGGGCGAGCTGCAGATCCCGTTTCTGATCAACCGGGTGCTACCCCGGCCGGAAGAGCTCGACGAGCCCTGGGGCCGGCCGGCGTACATCCACAACTACGACGCGTTCTGGGTCGCCACGACCCTCGCGTCCGAGCACGATCTCGCGGCCGCCCCTGTGTCGTGA
- a CDS encoding alkaline phosphatase family protein yields MRLRLTALTACTAIALAGIVTPTAGAIPPLPKVLFVDMDGMRWDKMQQAGTPNLSAVGATGQFGPAYIQDNAIAGTNSGPGHTNMFTGVWPDKHNVLDNSFNGYRKSQYPDFITRAEGLRPELSTFTTLDWTPLNTYLIDRPDVKLQQNGANQQITDRQSTDAALEVLGKHNPDLMMVYLHDVDATGHSLGSDSPDYLQAIRRVDAKFGELVAAVKARATYQNERWLIVAATDHGQTGFGHGGDQHTSRQGWILAAGPGIPTTATVRREWRQVDIMPTVYRHLGLPIDPAWGLDGVPIGARSNDPFDTVRATSGVVDEAPKPAGVGGWTTALPTSWTRVDKTPVGSGVTEYRGWRLMSGEFWTTSQEGQGRGSFVRGRDVIAVADPDEWNDKGDPAGGGALFDSALTTPWVPLRKAPGVQVDYLSHYKQVADGQPQDAEVVAEFDNGVRRVLWTASAANGAKFDISKAMHLTTGVPTGATKVRVTWHLKAGNNGYWAIDAPKVAAG; encoded by the coding sequence ATGCGATTACGTCTCACCGCCCTGACCGCCTGCACAGCCATCGCGCTCGCCGGCATCGTCACTCCCACCGCAGGCGCGATTCCACCGCTGCCGAAGGTGCTGTTCGTCGACATGGACGGCATGCGCTGGGACAAGATGCAGCAGGCGGGTACGCCGAACCTCTCCGCCGTCGGCGCGACGGGCCAGTTCGGGCCGGCGTACATCCAGGACAACGCGATCGCCGGGACGAACTCCGGTCCCGGCCACACGAACATGTTCACCGGCGTCTGGCCGGACAAGCACAACGTGCTCGACAACTCGTTCAACGGCTACCGCAAGAGTCAGTACCCCGACTTCATCACGCGCGCCGAGGGACTCAGGCCCGAGCTGTCCACGTTCACCACGCTGGACTGGACGCCGCTGAACACCTACCTGATCGACCGTCCGGACGTGAAGCTCCAGCAGAACGGCGCCAACCAGCAGATCACCGACCGGCAGAGCACCGACGCCGCGCTCGAAGTGCTCGGCAAACACAACCCGGACCTGATGATGGTCTACCTGCACGACGTCGACGCGACCGGTCACTCCCTCGGCTCGGACAGCCCCGACTACCTCCAGGCGATCCGTCGCGTCGACGCCAAGTTCGGTGAGCTGGTCGCCGCGGTCAAGGCGCGGGCGACGTACCAGAACGAGCGCTGGCTGATCGTCGCGGCCACCGACCACGGCCAGACCGGTTTCGGTCACGGCGGTGATCAGCACACCTCACGCCAAGGCTGGATCCTTGCTGCCGGACCGGGAATCCCGACGACCGCGACGGTACGGCGGGAGTGGCGTCAGGTCGACATCATGCCGACGGTCTACCGTCACCTCGGGCTGCCGATCGACCCTGCCTGGGGGCTCGACGGCGTACCGATCGGTGCCCGAAGCAACGATCCGTTCGATACCGTGCGCGCCACCTCCGGTGTTGTCGACGAGGCGCCCAAGCCGGCGGGCGTCGGCGGCTGGACGACCGCGTTGCCGACCTCATGGACCCGTGTCGACAAGACTCCCGTCGGCAGCGGCGTGACCGAGTACCGGGGATGGCGCCTGATGAGCGGCGAGTTCTGGACGACCTCCCAGGAAGGTCAGGGTCGCGGCTCGTTCGTCCGGGGGCGTGACGTGATCGCCGTCGCCGACCCGGACGAGTGGAACGACAAGGGCGACCCGGCGGGTGGCGGCGCGTTGTTCGACAGCGCGCTTACCACGCCGTGGGTGCCGCTGCGCAAAGCGCCAGGTGTCCAGGTCGACTACCTGAGTCACTACAAGCAGGTTGCTGACGGGCAGCCGCAGGACGCGGAGGTCGTGGCGGAGTTCGACAACGGCGTCAGGCGCGTGCTGTGGACGGCCTCCGCGGCCAACGGTGCGAAGTTCGACATCAGCAAGGCGATGCACCTGACCACCGGGGTCCCCACCGGCGCCACCAAGGTCCGCGTGACCTGGCACCTGAAGGCCGGCAACAACGGCTACTGGGCGATCGACGCGCCCAAGGTCGCCGCGGGCTGA
- a CDS encoding pyridoxal-phosphate dependent enzyme, giving the protein MTKRPWATNPGAGSWIAPGVRESALEFHRSMPGYAATPLIEVPTLAELLGAGSVWVKDESNRFGLPAFKVLGASWAVNRLLGPTSTFAELAALVAGRQLTLVTATDGNHGRALAYLARALGLRSRVYVPAGLPEEPVQAIRDEGASVIDTGLPYDDAVRAAAASVRDGDVLIQDTAWPGYEEVPRWIVAGYSTLFAEIDVQHPAAIGLVVVPTGVGSLLQSAIEHYRAPGRRTSVLAVEPVTAACVTNSLTAGRPVTVDTSAPTIMAGLNCGTVSFTAWPTIQSGLDAAVAVTDDETRAAQALLHTYDIPAGPCGAAALAALQVTGPRPGAVVLINTEGDAQPAATLGASIAQ; this is encoded by the coding sequence ATGACGAAGAGGCCGTGGGCGACGAATCCCGGTGCCGGATCGTGGATCGCGCCCGGGGTGCGGGAGTCCGCGCTGGAGTTCCATCGGAGCATGCCCGGGTACGCCGCGACGCCGTTGATCGAAGTGCCCACGCTCGCGGAGCTTCTCGGGGCCGGAAGCGTGTGGGTAAAGGACGAATCGAACCGATTCGGACTGCCCGCGTTCAAGGTGCTCGGCGCCTCGTGGGCAGTCAATCGTTTGCTTGGGCCGACGTCGACGTTCGCCGAACTGGCCGCGCTGGTGGCGGGTCGTCAGCTCACGCTGGTGACTGCGACGGACGGCAACCACGGCCGGGCCTTGGCGTACCTCGCGCGGGCGCTCGGACTCCGGTCACGCGTCTATGTCCCGGCCGGTCTGCCGGAAGAGCCGGTGCAGGCGATCCGCGACGAGGGCGCGTCGGTCATCGACACCGGGCTCCCGTACGACGACGCCGTACGGGCCGCCGCGGCGAGTGTGCGCGATGGCGATGTACTGATCCAGGACACCGCGTGGCCTGGGTACGAGGAGGTGCCGCGGTGGATCGTCGCCGGGTATTCGACCCTTTTCGCGGAGATCGACGTACAGCATCCTGCTGCGATCGGACTTGTCGTGGTCCCGACCGGCGTGGGTTCGCTGCTGCAGTCCGCGATCGAGCACTACCGGGCGCCGGGCCGCCGTACGTCGGTCCTCGCCGTCGAACCGGTCACCGCTGCCTGCGTCACGAACTCACTCACCGCGGGCCGGCCGGTCACGGTCGACACATCGGCGCCCACGATCATGGCCGGCCTCAACTGCGGCACCGTCTCCTTCACCGCCTGGCCCACCATCCAGAGCGGCCTGGACGCCGCCGTCGCCGTCACGGATGACGAGACGCGCGCCGCCCAGGCCCTGCTCCACACCTACGACATCCCCGCCGGTCCGTGCGGCGCCGCCGCCTTGGCCGCCCTGCAGGTCACCGGACCCCGACCGGGCGCCGTCGTGCTCATCAACACCGAGGGCGACGCTCAGCCCGCGGCGACCTTGGGCGCGTCGATCGCCCAGTAG
- a CDS encoding helix-turn-helix domain-containing protein — MGDGEVVREFRSRLTELLGEPLMVEDPLVTTAQAALLLEVPPQRVAGLIRAGHLPARSRSHRRLLLSDVVRSGLDQWMSVAEAGAVLGLGQTGVRRLITAGLLTAHGKELPLRRDDVDVLARLRQGWLTVSSAATALGVDIDEVQRMLRTGQLTHTCDVARPVYRHEVMAVLATRLPAAMEA; from the coding sequence ATGGGTGATGGGGAAGTGGTCCGGGAGTTTCGGAGTCGGCTGACCGAGCTGCTCGGCGAGCCGTTGATGGTCGAGGACCCGCTGGTGACCACGGCGCAGGCGGCGCTCCTGCTGGAAGTTCCGCCGCAGCGCGTCGCCGGGCTGATCCGGGCGGGGCATCTGCCCGCGCGATCTCGTTCGCACCGCCGGCTGTTGCTGTCCGACGTCGTACGGTCGGGACTCGACCAGTGGATGTCGGTCGCGGAGGCCGGCGCGGTCCTCGGCCTGGGCCAGACCGGCGTACGGCGGCTCATCACGGCAGGGCTGCTGACGGCGCACGGCAAGGAGCTGCCACTGCGCCGCGACGACGTGGACGTCCTCGCACGCCTGCGCCAGGGGTGGCTGACTGTGTCGTCCGCGGCGACCGCGCTCGGGGTGGATATCGACGAGGTCCAGCGGATGCTCCGCACCGGTCAGCTCACGCACACTTGTGATGTGGCCCGGCCGGTGTACCGGCACGAGGTCATGGCCGTGCTGGCCACGCGTCTGCCCGCGGCGATGGAGGCGTGA
- a CDS encoding glycoside hydrolase family 6 protein yields MRWILRGLVAAGLTLGVALPAHQGAGAATTGNPVQLTSGFYVDPNSNPAAWVQNNPNDGRRTAIQNSIASKPMARWFGNWSNPIGTSVGSFVGAADAADKLPVLVAYNIPGRDACGGHSGGGAGTPAAYRAWIHDFAVAIGNRPAVVVIEPDSLGDFNCMNADQIAERNGMLTYAVQQFKDLAPNAWAYLDGGNAGWVAADVMAQRLNGAGLGNAHGFALNVSNYYTTAQTVSYGNAVNSHLSAAKPFVVDTSRNGNGTGNDWCNPPGRKLGVTAQTGGGAEMLLWIKVPGDSDGDCGIGAGIPAGTFSPDLAVHLINGN; encoded by the coding sequence ATGCGATGGATCCTCAGAGGCCTGGTCGCGGCCGGCCTGACGCTCGGCGTCGCCCTCCCCGCACACCAGGGCGCCGGTGCCGCCACCACCGGCAACCCGGTCCAACTGACCAGCGGTTTCTACGTCGACCCGAACTCGAACCCGGCCGCCTGGGTGCAGAACAATCCCAACGACGGCCGCCGGACCGCGATCCAGAACTCGATCGCGTCCAAGCCGATGGCGCGCTGGTTCGGCAACTGGAGCAACCCGATCGGCACCTCGGTCGGCAGCTTCGTCGGGGCCGCCGACGCCGCGGACAAACTGCCCGTGCTGGTCGCCTACAACATCCCCGGCCGCGACGCCTGCGGCGGCCATTCCGGCGGCGGTGCGGGCACCCCGGCCGCGTACCGGGCCTGGATCCACGACTTCGCCGTTGCCATCGGCAACCGCCCGGCGGTGGTCGTGATCGAGCCCGACTCGCTCGGTGACTTCAACTGCATGAACGCGGACCAGATCGCCGAGCGCAACGGCATGCTGACGTACGCCGTACAGCAGTTCAAGGATCTGGCGCCGAACGCGTGGGCGTACCTCGACGGCGGCAACGCCGGCTGGGTCGCCGCCGACGTGATGGCGCAGCGGCTCAACGGCGCCGGCCTGGGGAACGCGCACGGCTTCGCGCTCAACGTCTCGAACTACTACACCACCGCGCAGACCGTGAGCTACGGCAACGCGGTCAACAGCCACCTGTCAGCAGCGAAGCCGTTCGTCGTCGACACCAGCCGGAACGGCAACGGCACGGGTAACGACTGGTGCAACCCGCCCGGCCGCAAGCTCGGCGTCACGGCTCAGACCGGCGGCGGCGCGGAGATGCTGCTGTGGATCAAGGTCCCCGGCGACTCCGACGGCGACTGCGGGATCGGCGCCGGTATCCCGGCCGGCACCTTCAGCCCGGACCTCGCCGTACACCTGATCAACGGCAACTGA
- a CDS encoding MarR family winged helix-turn-helix transcriptional regulator has translation MPKAPSRTAAIRTALRDLRVQLALLNHQVGSQLSLKDAELDCLDVLARDGALTPSALARRAGIHPATMTGILDRLERGGWVVRDRDQADRRRVTVSVVKERAAAVYQAYRGMNGAVDKICAGYSEDELDLIAGFLNRCAEAGHTSTEKLAAH, from the coding sequence ATGCCGAAGGCGCCGTCGCGGACCGCCGCGATCAGGACCGCGTTGCGGGACCTGCGGGTCCAGCTCGCCCTGCTGAATCATCAGGTCGGGTCCCAGCTGTCCTTGAAGGACGCCGAGCTGGACTGCCTCGACGTACTCGCCCGGGACGGGGCGCTCACACCGAGCGCCCTGGCCCGGCGGGCCGGCATCCATCCGGCCACGATGACCGGGATCCTCGACCGGCTCGAGCGCGGCGGCTGGGTCGTCCGTGACCGCGACCAGGCCGACCGCCGGCGGGTGACCGTCAGCGTCGTCAAGGAGCGGGCGGCGGCGGTCTACCAGGCGTACCGCGGGATGAACGGCGCGGTCGACAAGATCTGCGCCGGCTACTCCGAGGACGAGCTCGACCTGATCGCCGGCTTCCTGAACCGCTGCGCCGAGGCGGGCCACACCTCCACCGAAAAGCTCGCCGCGCACTGA